The following are encoded together in the Ascochyta rabiei chromosome 19, complete sequence genome:
- a CDS encoding Peptidylprolyl isomerase — protein MADKRTRCFFDIAIGGVKTGRIAFELYNDIVPKTAENFRALCTGEKGVGKAGKPLHYKGSSFHRVIKGFMIQGGDFTEGNGTGGESIYGEKFEDENFEKIHDKPFLLSMANAGPGTNGSQFFVTTVPTPHLDKKHVVYGEVINGKSIVRQIENLKTQSGDKPWQDATIIDCGELTGDDYTKAVEKTPDVTGDPYEDFPEDQKSSEEEWEGAQILKIATELKDMGNTAFKRQDLNLGIKKYQKSLRYLHEYPAPADNDPPELWKNLQALKITVYLNLALLQNKTSQYTEAADSATKALDIEGITEKDLAKAYFRRAQAKAGKKSEEDALTDLTEAIKYAPGDAAIVKELDIVKKRVQSRKEKEKKAYANAFNF, from the exons ATGGCTGACA AGCGCACTCGTTGCTTCTTCGACATCGCCATTGGTGGTGTGAAGACTGGTCGGATCGCCTTTGAACTC TACAATGACATCGTCCCCAAGACAGCTGAAAACTTTCGCGCACTATGCACCGGCGAGAAGGGTGTCGGCAAGGCCGGCAAGCCTCTCCACTACAAGGGCTCGAGCTTCCACCGCGTTATCAAGGGCTTCATGATCCAAGGCGGAGATTTTACGGAAGGCAATGGCACCGGAGGTGAGAGCATCTACGGCGAAAAGTTCGAAGACGAGAACTTTGAGAAGATCCACGACAAGCCGTTCTTGCTGAGCATGGCAAACGCTGGACCAG GCACCAACGGCTCTCAATTCTTCGTCACCACCGTTCCTACACCACATCTGGACAAGAAGCACGTTGTGTACGGCGAGGTCATCAACGGCAAGAGCATTGTTCGACAAATTGAGAACTTGAAGACACAGAGCGGCGACAAGCCATGGCAGGACGCTACCATTATCG ACTGCGGTGAGCTCACAGGCGATGATTACACCAAGGCAGTCGAGAAGACACCTGACGTTACCGGCGATCCATACGAGGACTTCCCGGAGGACCAGAAGTCGAGCGAGGAAGAGTGGGAAGGCGCACAGATCCTGAAGATCGCAACCGAGCTGAAGGACATGGGCAATACGGCGTTCAAGAGGCAGGACCTCAACCTGGGCATCAAGAAGTACCAGAAGTCGCTCCGCTACTTACACGAGTACCCTGCGCCAGCAGACAACGACCCTCCTGAGCTCTGGAAAAACCTCCAGGCCTTGAAGATCACCGTTTACCTCAACCTCGCCCTCCTTCAGAACAAGACCAGCCAGTACACCGAGGCCGCTGACAGTGCGACCAAAGCGCTAGACATTGAGGGTATCACAGAGAAGGACCTTGCGAAGGCATACTTCAGAAGGGCGCAAGCAAAGGCCGGCAAGAAGAGCGAAGAAGACGCGCTGACAGATCTGACCGAGGCCATCAAATATGCGCCAGGGGACGCAGCGATTGTCAAGGAACTCGATATTGTGAAGAAGAGGGTGCAGAGtaggaaggagaaggagaagaaggcgtACGCAAACGCATTCAACTTCTAG
- a CDS encoding GTPase activating factor: MDPRHSNGRRNRSQTTADNADYQFTTTVSTTHSSTSSTTIRAVTPDPPAQQAGGGGGGGGGAAAAAAAAAVSVAAPVVVPAVPAVPAVPAVPVPVPVAAPMRANSSDTYTRSKESSRPRTRTLEERSTCDRSPSDLYLTGSRHRIASVHGNSSPSTSTGTSSAANAAFQSLEGGLVSSIGHITTIPAPLHAVASTSTRTSTSTGTGTSSNRRQQQVVPPLPPPPPPPPPSSQQPQHYAPSSNHTQPESWVSPVPASDVRKLKTLMRTTCGKMQGLLAFRRGEANAWALSYCFINEEAGSLLYEPKTDNAHAHAHAHPRTLVPDLRGCHVRSAYDGEAFTAYLHVTVHNAKLEVHLRPPTQDEFDSWFAALLCWQPMRPKGIQNRMAKPQTPVVMERRLADSRRHSEVSLLKESPKKEAPIIKVGKMIYWDTSVTYSNTGTPKSAAGRPQAYRLQSHGSRRWRRVSCTLRENGELKLYSDTDVTLVSTVQLSQLSRCAVQRLDPSVLDNDFCIAVYPQYTASSSSIPLLRPIFLSLESRVLYEVWIVLLRAFTVPQLYGPKSDSLNDEGTLSPSFETQDMFRMEKSLFVKVIEARVVPPVSPKVAPGEGATPIRPPSSATTNPGGYLIEVLLDGETRARTSVKNEGNTPFWREEFEFLDLPALHTASLLLKKRPPSYNRNEKSSYENPTGSDAYASEGGYAGISFDQTLGKTDIYLDDLGPNQELEKWWPLVNMYGNSVGEVLVRVSSEECAILMARDYYPLSELLHRFSNSLTLQIAHMVPNELRKLSEYLLNIFQVSGAAADWLCALVEEEIDGTLKDSPASRLRFSKRLGSSESNESSLGTFGSASDRELFVRDMGVNAKLEANLLFRGNTLLTKSLDLHMKRLGKEYLEETLCDKLREINDKDPDCEVDPNKVSSQHELDRNWRRLINCTEEVWRAIYNSVSRCPQELRVIFRHIKACAEDRYGDFLRTVKYSSVSGFLFLRFFVPAVLNPKLFGLLKDHPKTKARRTFTLIAKSLQGLANMSSFGTKEAWMEPMNAFLTSHRLEFKKHLDDICSISTANSPAPPIPPSYSTPIAILHRLPPTFKEGFPSLPYLIDHSRNFAMLINLWLENTTKTAHEIQAGDGDLLRFHNICVSLSERTKDCLNRAEPAERPSSSLSVKWEELIEQLQGVNLDSGRGAMTRSRGAIKEEELDDVPTSPGAANGDDYSSSSAATTPITMKPPTKTRHQQRPSISASQSSLKSNNSQQISYINPFAIRGGHAPSGNESMTTSQSASASASASASAGEETPPGSSDGLHMAPAPSYPQTHTNPSNSTGSFQRSNPAAPINTSRPELMSPDSQTRTVRLNTEGNPIETSENGFMHEEEYTTALPAFSTQAPKELKEKERKERGLRGVLPFQRKKKKDKDKDRDSHKGDKNKNMEKEKDKGMLDLLEKERRGDYSIGSMRGRSEKDKKREERDEEF, translated from the exons ATGGACCCACGACACAGCAATGGACGGCGCAATAGGAGCCAGACGACGGCCGACAACGCCGACTACCAGTTCACGACGACGGTGAGCACCACGCACAGCTCGACCAGCAGCACCACGATACGCGCCGTGACGCCCGACCCGCCTGCCCAACAagctggtggtggtggtggtggtggtggtggtgctgctgctgctgctgctgctgctgctgtgtcCGTTGCGGCGCCCGTTGTGGTGCCTGCGGTGCCTGCGGTGCCTGCGGTGCCTGCGGTGCCCGTCCCCGTCCCCGTCGCTGCGCCCATGCGCGCCAACAGCAGCGATACCTACACGCGCAGCAAGGAGAGCAGCCGCCCACGCACCCGCACCCTCGAGGAAAGGAGCACGTGCGACCGTTCGCCCTCGGACCTGTACCTGACGGGTTCCCGTCACCGCATCGCCTCCGTCCACGGCAACAGCAGccccagcaccagcaccggcACCAGCAGCGCCGCGAACGCAGCCTTCCAGAGCCTCGAAGGAGGGCTGGTCTCGAGCATTGGGCACATCACGACCATCCCGGCGCCTTTGCACGCCGtcgccagcaccagcacccgcaccagcaccagcaccggcACCGGCACCAGCAGCAATCGCCGCCAGCAACAAGTCGTGCCCCCACTGCCTCCACCGCCCCCGCCCCCGCCGCCCTCGTCGCAGCAGCCGCAGCACTATGCCCCGTCGTCGAACCACACGCAGCCCGAGTCGTGGGTCTCGCCGGTGCCCGCGTCCGACGTGCGCAAGCTGAAGACGCTCATGCGCACGACATGCGGCAAGATGCAGGGCCTGCTGGCCTTCCGCCGCGGCGAGGCCAACGCCTGGGCCCTGTCCTACTGCTTCATCAACGAAGAGGCCGGCAGCCTGCTCTACGAGCCCAAGACGGAcaacgcccacgcccacgcccacgcccacccCCGCACCCTGGTCCCCGACCTGCGCGGCTGCCACGTCAGGAGCGCCTACGACGGCGAGGCCTTCACCGCCTACCTGCACGTCACCGTCCACAACGCCAAGCTCGAGGTCCACCTGCGCCCGCCGACGCAGGACGAGTTCGACTCGTGGTTTGCTGCCCTGCTGTGCTGGCAGCCCATGCGCCCCAAGGGCATCCAGAACAGAATGGCCAAACCGCAGACCCCCGTCGTCATGGAGCGCAGGCTGGCAGACAGCAGGCGCCATTCTGAAGTCTCCCTGCTCAAGGAGTCGCCCAAGAAGGAAGCGCCCATCATCAAGGTCGGCAAGATGATCTATTGGGACACGAGCGTCACCTACAGCAACACAGGCACACCCAAGTCGGCCGCTGGGAGACCGCAGGCTTACCGCCTCCAGAGCCACGGCTCTCGCAGGTGGAGACGCGTCTCGTGCACGCTGCGCGAGAACGGCGAGCTCAAGCTCTACTCGGACACGGACGTCACCCTTGTGTCCACCGTCCAGCTCTCGCAGCTCTCCCGCTGCGCCGTGCAGCGCCTGGATCCCTCCGTCCTGGACAACGACTTTTGCATCGCCGTATACCCGCAGTACACTGCATCCTCTTCCTCGATACCCCTGCTACGCCCCATCTTCCTGTCACTCGAGTCGCGAGTCTTGTACGAGGTATGGATAGTCTTGCTGCGTGCTTTCACCGTTCCGCAGCTGTATGGCCCCAAGTCGGACTCCCTCAACGACGAGGGCACCTTGTCGCCATCGTTCGAGACCCAAGACATGTTCCGCATGGAGAAGTCCCTGTTCGTCAAGGTCATCGAAGCCCGTGTCGTGCCCCCTGTCAGCCCAAAGGTGGCTCCCGGCGAGGGTGCAACGCCCATACGACCGCCTTCCTCGGCTACCACCAACCCAGGAGGATACCTCATCGAAGTACTGCTGGATGGAGAAACACGCGCCCGCACTTCCGTCAAGAACGAAGGCAACACTCCGTTTTGGAGAGAAGAGTTCGAGTTCTTGGATCTACCAGCCCTGCACACGGCCTCACTGTTGCTGAAAAAACGACCGCCAAGCTACAACCGCAATGAGAAGAGCTCGTACGAGAATCCAACCGGTTCCGATGCATACGCGTCGGAAGGTGGTTACGCTGGCATCTCGTTTGATCAGACGCTAGGCAAGACCGACATCTACCTTGACGACCTCGGTCCAAACCAGGAGCTGGAGAAGTGGTGGCCGCTGGTAAATATGTATGGCAACAGTGTTGGCGAAGTGCTCGTCCGAGTCAGCAGCGAAGAGTGTGCGATTCTGATGGCCCGCGATTACTACCCATTGTCCGAGCTACTGCACCGCTTCTCGAACAGCCTGACGCTGCAGATCGCCCACATGGTGCCCAATGAGCTCAGAAAGCTGTCTGAATATCTATTGAACATCTTCCAGGTTTCAGGCGCAGCTGCAGATTGGTTGTGCGCACTTGTCGAGGAAGAAATCGATGGAACGCTAAAGGACTCACCCGCCAGCAGGCTCCGTTTCAGCAAGAGACTTGGATCAAGTGAGTCGAACGAGTCGTCTCTTGGCACCTTTGGCTCTGCAAGCGACCGAGAGCTGTTTGTCCGAGACATGGGTGTCAACGCCAAGCTGGAAGCGAATCTGCTGTTCCGCGGCAACACTCTCCTGACCAAGTCATTGGACCTTCACATGAAGAGGCTGGGCAAGGAGTACCTTGAAGAGACACTCTGCGACAAGCTTCGGGAGATCAACGACAAGGATCCGGATTGCGAAGTCGATCCGAACAAAGTCTCGTCTCAGCACGAGCTGGACCGCAATTGGAGGCGCCTCATCAACTGCACGGAAGAGGTCTGGCGAGCGATTTACAACTCCGTGTCAAGGTGCCCGCAAGAGCTGAGGGTGATTTTCAGGCACATCAAAGCTTGTGCTGAGGATCGCTACGGCGACTTTCTTCGCACGGTCAAGTACAGCAGTGTATCTGGTTTCTTGTTTCTTCGCTTCTTCGTTCCCGCCGTGCTGAACCCGAAGCTGTTTGGCTTGCTAAAAG ATCACCCCAAGACAAAAGCGCGAAGGACCTTCACGCTCATTGCAAAGTCTCTACAAGGACTGGCCAATATGTCTTCCTTTGGCACAAAAGAAGCATGGATGGAACCGATGAACGCTTTCCTTACTTCTCACCGTCTGGAATTCAAAAAACACCTTGACGACATCTGCTCGATATCGACAGCAAACTCGCCAGCACCACCAATTCCGCCTTCGTACAGTACGCCCATTGCCATTCTGCATCGCCTTCCTCCCACGTTCAAGGAGGGTTTCCCATCCCTCCCATATCTGATAGATCATTCGCGCAACTTTGCAATGCTGATCAATCTTTGGCTCGAGAACACTACCAAGACGGCACACGAGATTCAAGCAGGCGATGGTGATCTACTTCGCTTTCACAACATCTGTGTATCACTTAGCGAGCGCACGAAAGACTGTCTGAACCGCGCGGAACCCGCTGAGCGCCCTTCTTCATCGCTGAGCGTTAAATGGGAGGAGCTAATCGAACAACTACAAGGCGTGAATCTTGATTCTGGACGGGGGGCAATGACCAGGAGCCGAGGAGCAATCAAGGAAGAAGAATTGGATGATGTACCGACGTCGCCAGGCGCTGCAAACGGGGACGACTACTCGTCGTCATCAGCCGCGACCACGCCAATAACCATGAAGCCACCGACCAAAACAAGGCATCAACAGAGACCGAGCATATCGGCATCTCAAAGCTCGCTCAAGAGCAATAACTCTCAACAGATTTCGTACATTAACCCTTTCGCCATTCGCGGCGGGCACGCGCCATCAGGAAACGAGTCCATGACCACTTCACAATCCGCATCGGCCTCGGCAAGTGCATCAGCATCAGCTGGCGAGGAAACACCACCGGGCTCCAGCGATGGTCTACATATGGCTCCTGCACCATCCTATCCTCAAACACACACCAACCCTTCCAACTCTACTGGCTCGTTTCAACGCAGCAACCCCGCTGCACCCATCAATACCTCCCGTCCTGAACTCATGTCACCCGATTCGCAAACTCGCACCGTCCGCCTCAACACCGAAGGCAATCCAATAGAGACGTCTGAAAACGGTTTCATGCACGAAGAGGAGTACACCACCGCTCTGCCAGCCTTCTCCACACAAGCGCCTAAAGAAttgaaggagaaggagcgAAAAGAGCGTGGTTTGCGTGGCGTGTTACCATTTCAacggaagaagaagaaggacaaggACAAAGATCGTGACAGCCACAAAGGCGACAAGAACAAAAATATGGAAAAGGAGAAAGATAAGGGTATGCTTGATCTACTTGAGAAGGAGCGTCGCGGAGACTACTCCATAGGCAGTATGAGAGGCAGGTCAGAGAAAGACAAGAAGAGGGAGGAACGGGACGAAGAGTTCTGA